One Legionella lansingensis genomic region harbors:
- a CDS encoding aminoglycoside phosphotransferase family protein — MQNRQNALSKWLEQTLKLDHIYLSPLSGDASFRRYFRLKTNGITQVVMDAPPQKEALEPFLAVSELLLNLGVDAPKVHRLDKVQGFAILDDFGDELLLSHLSLKSADRLYAAATSIILLMQQCPSENTARLPCFDKQFMLQELAIFREWFLQAYLNVRLSPSEEQLLTTTFNDLTDEISEQPQVFIHRDYHSRNIMLLSGEEPIRLGVIDFQDAMRGPFTYDLVSLLKDCYIQWPCDQVRTWLTSFYEQSSLAQQWSLAAFTRAFDLCGLQRHLKVLGVFSRLHLRDNKPNYLRDLPLTLHYVMSCLEGYKDLEPFFQFVQERIRLP; from the coding sequence ATGCAAAATCGGCAAAACGCACTTAGCAAATGGCTAGAACAGACCCTTAAACTGGATCACATTTATCTCAGCCCTTTATCAGGTGATGCCAGTTTTAGACGATATTTCCGTCTTAAGACCAACGGAATTACACAGGTGGTTATGGATGCTCCTCCACAAAAAGAGGCCCTAGAACCGTTTTTAGCAGTCAGTGAATTATTATTAAATCTGGGAGTAGACGCACCAAAAGTACATAGGTTAGATAAAGTGCAAGGTTTTGCTATTTTGGATGATTTTGGTGATGAACTTTTATTGAGCCACCTCTCTCTTAAATCTGCGGACAGATTATACGCAGCGGCCACGTCTATCATTCTCCTAATGCAGCAATGTCCTTCGGAAAACACGGCTAGATTGCCTTGTTTTGATAAGCAATTTATGCTGCAAGAATTAGCTATTTTTAGAGAATGGTTTCTGCAAGCCTATTTAAACGTTCGACTTAGCCCTTCGGAAGAACAACTGCTGACCACCACATTTAATGACCTCACCGATGAAATTTCAGAGCAGCCCCAAGTCTTTATTCATCGTGACTACCATTCCCGAAATATCATGTTATTAAGTGGCGAAGAACCCATCAGATTAGGCGTCATAGACTTTCAGGATGCGATGCGAGGGCCTTTTACCTATGACTTGGTGTCTCTTCTGAAAGACTGCTACATCCAGTGGCCGTGTGATCAAGTGAGGACTTGGTTGACGTCTTTTTATGAACAGTCCTCCCTGGCACAGCAATGGTCTTTAGCTGCTTTTACACGCGCTTTTGATCTTTGTGGTTTGCAAAGACATCTTAAAGTACTTGGGGTTTTCTCCAGGCTACATTTACGTGATAACAAACCTAACTATCTTCGAGATCTACCTCTGACGCTTCATTATGTCATGTCATGCTTAGAAGGCTATAAAGACTTGGAACCTTTTTTCCAATTCGTGCAAGAGAGGATTCGTTTACCATGA
- the murU gene encoding N-acetylmuramate alpha-1-phosphate uridylyltransferase MurU, which produces MKTAMILAAGRGERLRPITDEIPKAMCRVNNKPLIEYHVAKLASSGFQRIVINHAYLGGQIRHYLGDGRKWNIEICYSPEPPGGLETGGGIYNALSLLGKDPFLTVNADIFTDFDFATLALDNAALVKLVLVVNPPHNPKGDFGLDEGYLTNDRTYTYPGIACYHPDVFRESHPGRYTVVPLIRSLVQKKLAAGELFTGQWLDIGAPERLAFANTSN; this is translated from the coding sequence ATGAAAACTGCCATGATTTTAGCTGCGGGCCGAGGAGAACGCTTGAGGCCTATTACCGATGAAATACCAAAGGCCATGTGCAGGGTTAATAATAAACCGCTTATTGAGTATCATGTCGCTAAACTTGCAAGCTCTGGGTTCCAACGCATTGTCATCAATCACGCCTATCTCGGAGGCCAGATACGACACTATTTAGGCGATGGTCGTAAATGGAACATAGAAATTTGTTACTCACCCGAGCCCCCCGGTGGACTTGAGACAGGTGGTGGCATCTATAATGCCTTATCTTTATTAGGGAAAGACCCTTTTTTAACCGTAAATGCAGATATTTTTACCGATTTTGATTTTGCAACATTGGCTTTGGATAATGCAGCGTTAGTTAAGCTTGTGTTAGTGGTTAATCCTCCACATAATCCCAAAGGAGATTTTGGCTTAGATGAAGGCTATCTGACTAACGATAGGACTTATACCTACCCAGGTATCGCCTGTTATCACCCTGATGTCTTTCGCGAATCTCATCCTGGGAGATACACTGTTGTTCCTTTAATCAGGAGCCTAGTCCAGAAAAAGCTAGCGGCTGGAGAACTTTTCACAGGACAATGGCTTGATATTGGCGCTCCTGAGCGACTGGCATTTGCCAATACTAGCAATTAG
- a CDS encoding acyl-CoA dehydrogenase: MATLLFLVYLGFTLIVLYRGLNPLIWEVGSAIYLLLATFFIGMHWLPGILVWAAILAAVLIMRVESIRFAISDFLFTRIGKFIPKLTKTEEEALNAGDTWLEKDIFTGSPNWDKLATISSELTTEEQAFLDNETKALCDMLDEWQISQAGDLPEEVWNFIKEKGFFGLVIPKEYGGKGFSARAHSDVVMKIASRSGIAAVTVMVPNSLGPGELLNYYGTEEQKAQYLPNLAKGIDIPCFALTEPGAGSDATSLQSEAIVVRKKVGSKTVLGLDITLNKRWITLAPIATLIGLAVNLKDPDSLLNGVGEEGITCLLIPRDTENLEIGNRHLPAMQPFMNGTLRGKNIFVPLSTIIGGQKNAGHGWQMLVECLSIGRSISLPALGAASSTIAYLTTGAFARIRRQFNVEIGQFEGVEEKLAEIAGLNFLANATRLLTVAAVNEHKKPSVASAITKYFNTELARVSINNAMDIHAGRAVVVGPRNYLSSYYLGLPVSITVEGANIMSRNLLIFGQGSMACHPFVRDEFYAVSQEDKIAFRGLIWQHITYFMRNFAKTICSGWTGGLFIAAPDNSLKREYQRLTRLSHAYAWLADLSLIYLGGDLKRKERLSARLADGMSYLYMAMAALRYYQKNEEHADEKLHAMWAARYCFYHAQKSMLSLCRNFPSKALGLLMRLIAFPLGQTMRYPNDHLDHQLAQLMMSNNHYRDQLKRFIYLSGDHNQPVDRMEEALQLLIKHGALYKKIPELRRAKFSVLKEQLVTKVKKGELTQDEMDKLVAVERARWDAIQVDEFSFESMKKKSFASVTDTIPNPLDK, translated from the coding sequence ATGGCCACACTTCTGTTTCTTGTTTACCTTGGGTTTACCCTCATCGTGCTCTATCGTGGTTTGAACCCATTGATTTGGGAGGTAGGTAGTGCAATCTATTTGTTGCTTGCCACGTTTTTTATTGGCATGCATTGGTTGCCGGGGATTCTCGTTTGGGCGGCGATCCTGGCAGCGGTATTAATCATGCGTGTGGAGTCAATCCGCTTTGCTATTAGTGATTTTTTGTTTACACGAATCGGCAAGTTCATCCCAAAACTTACAAAGACGGAAGAAGAGGCGTTGAATGCGGGTGATACCTGGCTAGAAAAAGATATCTTTACTGGCTCGCCTAACTGGGACAAGCTAGCAACGATATCTTCCGAATTGACCACAGAGGAACAAGCCTTTCTTGATAATGAAACCAAAGCTTTATGTGACATGCTTGATGAATGGCAAATAAGTCAAGCTGGTGATCTCCCAGAAGAGGTATGGAATTTTATAAAGGAGAAGGGATTCTTTGGTTTGGTTATCCCGAAGGAGTATGGGGGTAAAGGATTCTCTGCACGTGCTCATTCCGATGTGGTTATGAAAATCGCAAGTCGTTCTGGTATTGCGGCAGTGACAGTGATGGTACCTAATTCCTTAGGTCCAGGAGAACTGCTCAATTATTACGGGACCGAGGAGCAAAAAGCCCAATATTTACCTAACTTAGCAAAGGGAATTGATATTCCTTGTTTTGCCTTGACTGAGCCTGGTGCAGGCAGTGATGCCACTTCTCTTCAATCTGAAGCGATTGTGGTAAGAAAAAAAGTGGGTAGCAAAACGGTTTTAGGCCTTGATATCACACTAAATAAGCGCTGGATTACTCTCGCTCCTATTGCCACCTTAATAGGATTAGCTGTTAACCTAAAGGATCCCGACAGTTTGCTTAATGGCGTAGGGGAGGAAGGTATCACCTGTTTATTAATACCTCGCGATACCGAGAACCTTGAAATCGGTAATCGTCATCTTCCAGCTATGCAACCCTTTATGAATGGCACTTTACGTGGCAAGAATATTTTTGTACCCCTGAGCACTATCATTGGAGGACAAAAAAATGCTGGGCATGGATGGCAAATGCTGGTGGAATGTCTGTCAATTGGCCGCTCAATTTCCTTGCCAGCGTTAGGAGCAGCCTCTTCGACAATTGCCTATTTAACCACCGGCGCTTTCGCAAGAATTCGTCGACAATTTAATGTGGAGATCGGCCAGTTTGAGGGAGTGGAAGAAAAACTTGCTGAAATTGCTGGATTAAATTTTTTAGCCAATGCTACTCGGTTGTTAACGGTTGCTGCTGTAAATGAACACAAAAAACCATCTGTTGCATCAGCCATTACTAAATACTTCAATACAGAACTTGCCAGAGTAAGTATTAATAATGCGATGGATATTCATGCGGGCCGTGCTGTGGTTGTGGGACCACGTAATTATCTGTCTAGCTATTATTTGGGTTTACCCGTTTCTATTACAGTCGAAGGCGCCAATATTATGTCGCGCAACCTATTGATTTTTGGGCAAGGCTCGATGGCCTGTCACCCTTTTGTGCGCGATGAATTCTATGCTGTATCACAAGAGGATAAAATCGCTTTCAGAGGATTAATTTGGCAGCATATTACCTATTTTATGCGTAATTTTGCTAAGACAATATGTTCAGGTTGGACTGGTGGATTATTTATTGCTGCCCCAGACAATAGTCTAAAACGAGAATACCAACGTCTTACACGTTTGAGTCATGCATACGCATGGTTAGCAGATTTATCCTTAATTTATTTGGGTGGTGATTTAAAGCGAAAAGAGCGTTTATCTGCAAGATTGGCGGATGGTATGTCATACTTATATATGGCGATGGCTGCACTTCGTTATTATCAAAAAAATGAAGAACACGCAGACGAAAAATTACATGCAATGTGGGCAGCACGTTATTGCTTCTATCATGCGCAAAAATCAATGCTTTCTCTTTGTCGAAATTTCCCATCAAAAGCGCTTGGTTTGCTAATGCGACTAATAGCTTTCCCCTTAGGACAAACCATGCGTTATCCTAATGATCATCTTGATCATCAATTGGCTCAATTAATGATGTCCAATAATCATTATCGTGACCAATTAAAACGTTTTATCTACTTAAGTGGTGACCACAATCAACCTGTTGATAGAATGGAAGAGGCTTTACAATTGCTAATTAAGCATGGTGCGTTATACAAGAAGATACCAGAATTAAGACGTGCGAAATTCAGTGTTTTGAAAGAGCAATTAGTAACTAAGGTCAAAAAAGGAGAGTTAACTCAGGATGAAATGGATAAGCTCGTTGCTGTAGAGAGAGCTCGCTGGGATGCTATTCAGGTGGATGAATTTTCTTTTGAATCGATGAAAAAGAAATCCTTTGCTTCAGTGACTGATACGATTCCTAATCCATTAGATAAATAA